The Deinococcus sonorensis KR-87 genome includes a window with the following:
- a CDS encoding alginate O-acetyltransferase — protein sequence MTDLMREQPRPSTPASPDPSASADLQPAMSTPALMRALPGLFLVAVVGAGAVLSVLGDKGAKIWVRPVGQSVMQGSAQATFEHNYDAHHPVRDPGIDTWGLINYALFREGRPGVLIGDGDWLYTTEEFLTTPDDAREVTSKLQYIRQVRDQLAAHGTRLVVALVPAKARVYSEHLGRYRVPAVKAQVYQQFLQRLAHLNIPAPNLQGALQAAKPQGDVFLHTDTHWTPLGASAAARSVAASIRQHYPDLQLPHNTFETTTRPATSYSGDLLSFVRVGALKDRMGPQREPLSIPATTRTDDAGGGLLGDDAVAVTLVGTSYSAIQSWNFEGALKTAVASDVLNVSLEGKGPIVPMQQYLTSETFRTQPPQLLIWEIPERFLDTPTP from the coding sequence ATGACCGACCTGATGCGTGAACAGCCCCGGCCGTCCACCCCCGCCAGCCCCGACCCCAGCGCCAGCGCCGACCTTCAACCGGCCATGTCCACGCCCGCCCTGATGCGGGCACTGCCGGGCCTGTTTCTGGTGGCGGTGGTGGGGGCCGGCGCCGTGCTGTCCGTGCTGGGCGACAAGGGCGCCAAGATCTGGGTGCGGCCGGTGGGCCAGAGCGTGATGCAGGGCAGCGCCCAGGCCACCTTCGAGCACAACTATGACGCCCACCACCCGGTGCGTGATCCCGGCATCGACACCTGGGGGCTGATCAACTACGCGCTGTTCCGCGAGGGACGGCCTGGCGTGCTGATCGGGGACGGCGACTGGCTCTACACCACTGAGGAGTTCCTGACCACCCCCGACGATGCCCGGGAGGTGACCAGCAAACTCCAGTACATCCGGCAGGTGCGCGATCAGCTGGCCGCCCACGGCACCCGGCTGGTGGTGGCGCTGGTGCCGGCCAAGGCGCGGGTGTACTCAGAGCATCTGGGCCGCTACCGCGTGCCTGCAGTCAAGGCCCAGGTGTACCAGCAGTTCCTCCAGCGGCTGGCACACCTGAACATTCCCGCACCGAACCTGCAAGGCGCGCTGCAGGCGGCCAAGCCGCAGGGCGACGTGTTCCTGCATACCGACACCCACTGGACTCCGCTCGGCGCCAGCGCCGCCGCCCGCAGCGTGGCGGCCAGCATCCGCCAGCACTATCCGGATCTGCAGCTGCCGCACAACACCTTTGAGACCACGACCCGTCCGGCCACCTCCTACTCGGGTGACCTGCTGAGCTTCGTGCGGGTGGGCGCCCTTAAGGACCGGATGGGGCCGCAGCGTGAGCCGCTGAGCATCCCAGCGACCACCCGCACGGACGACGCGGGCGGCGGCCTGCTCGGCGACGACGCGGTGGCGGTCACACTGGTGGGTACGAGTTACAGCGCGATTCAGAGCTGGAATTTCGAGGGGGCCCTCAAGACGGCCGTGGCCAGCGACGTGCTGAACGTTTCCCTTGAGGGCAAGGGCCCGATCGTGCCGATGCAGCAGTACCTCACCAGCGAGACCTTCCGCACCCAGCCGCCTCAGCTGCTGATCTGGGAAATTCCGGAACGGTTCCTGGACACGCCCACGCCCTGA